A segment of the Bdellovibrio bacteriovorus genome:
GCTATCTTCTGCGTCGCTATGACCGTTTGACCGTTTTGAAGGCCGGCACTCTGGGGTTGATCATTTCCCTGCTGGGGCTTGCGGCATCCCCGATCTTCCCGGTGTTTTTGATCTTCAGTTTCGGATTTGGCTTCAGCATGGGGATTTTAGGCCTTGTTCCCAACGTTCTGGTTCCGATGGGTTCCAGTCCGGAGCGCAAGCAGCAGATGCTGGCGGGCCTTCACACCATGTATGGCCTTGCCAGCTTGATGGCTCCGTTAATGGCCGCCGCCATTGAGTACCTGACCGGAAGCTGGAGATGGACCTTTGCCGCCGCCACAGTGGGTCCGATAGCACTTTACCTTTACATGTTTCATTCAAGTCACAAGTCCCTGCACACACGCTCTTCAGTGACAGACGACCAGCACCGCGCGAACAAAAAGAAAAACCTGAAGCCCCAGTTGTTCCTGGCCATCATGCTAAGCTTCGCAGTTGCTGCGGAGATCATGGTGTCCTCGCGCCTGGCTCTGTATATGCAACGAACCTGGAACTATTCCATGGAGGCTTCCAGCATCTATGTGACTTACTTCTTTGTCTGCATGGTGCTGGGACGTTTTGCTTTTGCTGTGATTCGCTTCCGTCAAACGGCGCGTTTTCTGCTGTCGGCCTCTGCCGTGATCTGTTTGATGGTGCTGCTGGCAGGCCTCTATATTCATCCTCTGTTCCTTGCGGGAACGGGCCTCGCCATCGCGCCTTTTTACCCCTTGGCGATTTCGTGGATTTCATCC
Coding sequences within it:
- a CDS encoding MFS transporter, encoding MIWPFIFLSYASLFVFGLTDNIRGPLFPEILKQFGVSDGMGSLMFAFSNISGLISSYACRYLLRRYDRLTVLKAGTLGLIISLLGLAASPIFPVFLIFSFGFGFSMGILGLVPNVLVPMGSSPERKQQMLAGLHTMYGLASLMAPLMAAAIEYLTGSWRWTFAAATVGPIALYLYMFHSSHKSLHTRSSVTDDQHRANKKKNLKPQLFLAIMLSFAVAAEIMVSSRLALYMQRTWNYSMEASSIYVTYFFVCMVLGRFAFAVIRFRQTARFLLSASAVICLMVLLAGLYIHPLFLAGTGLAIAPFYPLAISWISSEFPEDLDTAVTYMMTTDSLMLILMHVGVGKLTDFFGIQNAILAGSVFLVGSFIMVNSYAWLFKRSKCA